From the genome of Pleuronectes platessa chromosome 19, fPlePla1.1, whole genome shotgun sequence:
CTGGTTATGACTTGTTTATCCTgctctttttgttttatgtttccCTTTCACTCACCATCATGTCTTATCTCCAGTACGccacccccaccacacacacacacacacatcccacagACATGGCCGAATGGCATGAAGACCTCCCTCAACGGTTCAACACGGAGGGACACCAACATAACAGTGATGACAAAAGCTTAGTCAGATCGAGTcaggcctcctcctcttcctcctgcactgGGGAGGGAGGAAGTTCACCAGGAGGTGAATGCAAGCGGAGGGAGAAGGACACTGCGTCATGTTGCCGGCTGGACGACCTGAAGAAGTGCCACAAGAAGCTGGGTCGGCTGAACTTCAGCAGTACGCACACCGTCCTCATCGATGTAAGAATAtatccttctctccttctctgcgaCTCTGATTCTTTATCTTTATATGAAGCATTTTCTGTTTCAAATTTTCTACTCCACACTTATTAattttagaggcattagatctTAAGATGTAATAAGCACCTACACAGACCACCTGTTTCAATAATTTGCAATTTCAACATATGCTGGAACATGTTGAAAAGCCTGTGGTCACAAATCATTCGCTTACTTTTTGACAGTAAAATATTTTCAGTTTGCTCTGATCGACAGATACGCTTCCCTGCCTTTTCCTTTCAACATCAATCGCAACATAACTGCCTTGCTAGCCTCATTCCCACCACTAACAcctgaagaaagagagaaataactGAGCTTAGGTCTTTTCCATCAAACTTTGTTACTAGATGTAAGTTTCCCACCACGTAAAACATCTGAGCTCAGCATTAACCATCGGCTTACCTGTTCTAATTAAGTCGAACCATAACTGATACAACTGCACTTGAGGAGACTGACAACAATCTAACTATCATTGAAGTATATAAATCTCcccttatgaaaacacattcaaatctgctagatccagatttttattaggatctgcaccaaaacacacacacaaatatcagtccccttaatatgtctgattattttcatcataaTCCAGTAGTTATTCTCTGGGAAGCTGGTTAAACTATTGGTGTAATGTTAGTTGAAAAAGAAtggtgaaaaataaacaaacaaaccagtgcACGAGGACGTAAACATGACCTCCTGTGTGAAGGTAATAACAGGACAGCAATGATCCCTGAGGTAAATTAAAATTAGACCCCCTTCTGCTAACTACCTCCCTAGAAATGTATTATTCTCAACCCTAttctttaaacagattttttcctGTTTAAGGAAAAACCAGCAGAGTGAAGAATGAAACTGCTGTTCCCTCTAGACAACTCCCCTCACTGTTTCAACTGCAACACCACCAGGATTTTACAAATGTATCCTAGAGGAGGAACGTATCTTGCTCCTCTTTGTCTAAGATGTGCAGGCCAAACCCATCAGCACTATCTCCATGGCCCTAAAGTCCCACAACTGTCTCGAGAACTGAACAcaacataaacaataaacaaaccacATCCAACTTCGTAAACCTTAGACTTTGACCCTTCCCGAACTAGTGCTTAGTAACAGTTGAGACAATTTCTACTATTTCCAACCTTAAAGCAGAATACAAACAAGGTTCTGTGTCATTACTTTGCACTTTGGAGTGTTTGGATTTAGATGGACACCTTTTATTAATCATGGACATTTTCcttgtgtttggatttgatttgtttttgtttcctgttttatttgggAAATACCGCTCCTTGTGTTTCCTACCTTTGTCCTATTTTCCTATTTATGTCTGTGTCCGAAATCTGTCATTTTATAATGAGTTCGCCATTTAGTAGTTGTTTCCGTAGATTAAGTGAAGTTTTTATAACCtatataatgaaaaataaagaaaaaaagatggtCTCTTACTGAGCGTTTATATTTTTCAGCCTTTTCTATTTCCCTAGTGTTTCTTTGCATGTTGAATTTATAGATTACATTTTTTGCTCTGCTTCTGCACTTGTTTTCCCATTTATTGAAATTGGCTTGCATCGAAGGACACTTGTTTTTTCACCTGAACCTGTGGCCCCTGCATGTGGGTCCTCCAGCTCCTTATTGGGACATTCTGTCTCTTCCGCATCAGAAAACTTTCTAGACAAAGTCAAAGACAGATGAGCACATTTTGACACGACCTGGCTCAAATAGTATGTGACAAAAGAGAAAGACCACTCAGAGTCTGTTAATATtgacaaatattttaatagttacaTTTCATAAATACAGTATGATAATGTCTGTCACTAGGTCAATATGTAgaatgtctgtgtgagtgagtgagtgagtgttatGCAGTGAGGAATGTGAACACAAAAAGGGCAAATGACAATATCAGTCGGCAGGATCTTGCAGGTTTGATTCATAGACTCCTGAGCCGAGTCTGACAAGGCCTCAGCAGCATCCCCATCCCTACATGCCTGAGGCCGCTGTCGTGCACAGCACATACAGTCGATTccttgtggttgttgttgtacaTGACCGTATGCTTTTTCTCACAGGTGTCCATTTTCAACGCTTCAAAACAAGTTCGGCCCCAAGAAGGGAGAGACATGTGGCACAGTAGCTTTGTGAAGATGCCCTTTTCGCCAGCAAGTGTCATAACCATCAAGACTGGATTGAGGAAGGTGTGTATGAGGCAATACAATGTTTGTTGACCTGCAGTAGATCTGGGTTGTTTTCTCAACTGATGCAGAAAAATGTACTCATgttagaaaatgtaaatgtatttaaaaagcacttttgTAGTCTTAGCGACCATTCAGCTTTGAGGTatagttttgccattcacacacacattcatactgagcatctaaccctaaccctcacccTTAAAGTTGTTATTGCTCATTGTCATTGTTGTCATGACTGTTGTTCCTAGCCGTTGCTGCTAGTGATCGcctgtttatttataaagtaaattattattaaatgcaTTGCGTGTCCAAAGCACTCCCTTGAACCCTAAGATGGATGGTTCTCGAGATATGcaagccacagacagacagacgactTGTCTTTCATTATTCCTTTTTATTGTTCTTAGTTTGTTTTTGATGATGACGTACAATACATTAATGACATGCAGAATAGTCTATATACGTTTATGTTGAGTTGATGTTCTCTTTCCACAGCTGCCCACCCAGGTGAATAGGTGGGAAATGATCTCCAAGAAACTGGATGGTCTGGCCAGTaagaagaaacaggaagttgatgaTGTGGCGGTACGTTAGCAGCCTTCACACTTTTCcctatacatacatacatacctacctacctacctacctacctacctacctacctacctacctacctacctacctacctacctacctacctacctacctacctacatacatacatacatacatacatacatacatacatacatacatacatacatacatacatgtatacatacatatatacatttatatttgtgtcATACAAATGCATTTCTGGGATTCCAACAATTTACAAAACATACATCTTCTTTATTACAGATACAAAACTTGTGAAAAAAGTAAAGGCGCAcccacaaaaagaaagaaaaaaaaatcaagaaatCACAGAATTATAAAATGTCTATAAATTAACTCTATAAAGAGCTTTTTTTACTCTTATAACAGGCTTTCTCCAGATAGCTTAATGTGTAAATAGCTAACTCAGTCTTTATTTACATAgatatttactttttatttataatcttACAGCACTTTATATCATGCAGGTCAATTAGCAGTAGAAAACAGATCTTAAATTGGACAGCACATTACGTTTTCTTCTAAAATAATGCGTTGTCCAGTTTCCAAAGTCAAAGGTAAAATACCTAATCAGAGGGCCCACAGACATCTTTGCTTTTTAGACATTTCATATAATCTATTCTCTGGACCCTGTTCAGATTTCATCATCATAGAAATATACAGTTTTAGTCTATATATCATCCAGTCATCTTTCCTTTTGTGCGGGTCAAACATATATTCTCtatacataattttttttcccattatcAACAGCCTAATTTACAGAAAAGTACAGATAAATATTTGCCTTTTAAACTTGCTTTCTTCCAAATCAATTATATAATGCCATGATTGAGCAATTCATATCTTCCAATGCGTCTCACATGACTCATATCCACTTTAGGCAACTTTCTTACATATTTATCTGCACTCAGAAAATATCTTTTTGCAACTTTTTCAAATGTTCAACCTTACATATTCAAACTCTGTCTGTCTTTAGGAAGTTATCATCAAATGCAACCCACAATATAAAGATCAGTGGACGTTTGATGCCCTCTTCTCCTTAGTCAAGGTCAGTGTCCATTAGTTTACTTCAGATCAGCTTTGTGATTGGATGCCTAAACCCTCTAATGATCAGGAGTGGATCATATTGATTTTCTAGTGTATCCCGAAAGAAGAAAACTACTTCAACACACTGTTTCCGAAGATCGCGGCGTTGGCTCTCAGCCTCCCCCAGCATGTGAAGAAGGTAATGTAACTTCCTTGATCTGCTGACTCTGCGTTTAACTCATGATGATAATGAAAATGATGGAGATCCGTGTTTTCAGGCCATCCCGCTGCTTCAGACGGGGAATTGCGCCCTCATCACTCTGTCACAAGTCCAGATAGCCTGCCTGCTGGCTAACGCGTTTTTCTGCACCTTCCCACATCGCAACACGTCCAGACCCAACGCAGAGTACCACAACTACCCCCCCATTAACTTCAACAGGCAAAGCAGACCCACAGTCTTACATTTCTGAATACAGCTCCTGTACACTCTCCGCTGTGTGAACTGTAAGTGAGGTAATTGTTAAATCTCATTCTGGATGCAGTCTGTTTGGAAACTGGTCGGATcggaagaaagaaaagctgagggCCATCATGCATTATTTCAATGTAGTTACAGATGAGAGTAAGTTGCTGCTCAACCCCCTTTTCTGCTTCCTGTCCATGAGAAGACTCAGTAAAAACCCTTCTATTCACATCTTTGCAGAAACTAAACCACAAGGACTGGTGACGTTTGAGAGGCGTTGCTTGAGAGACTCAGAGTTGCCGAGCTGGAGAAGGTAATAATTAATGTCATGTATTTTATATAGCATTTAAAAACCCAGAATTACAAAGTTCTTTGTATTATAAGATGGATAATTGAAGTCAACAAATAAGCAAATGGGTAAGATCAGAGGTTTACATAATGTTCACAAAGCTGGATGGGAAAGGGACAGGTGCGGGTaagggggttagggttatggtgtttgtgttgaattaCGCATAGATCATGacgtctgtgagtgtgtgtgcttctgtttgtttgagtgtggGATGATGGATTATTAAATTgtataataacatttttataaattactTCTTATGGTAAAATGATAAACAATAATCATATACTATAAGAACTGAAAGTTTAAAGGTTAAAATAGAGAGCATTTATAGAATGATGTTTACATCAGAGAGGGAGAACTTTGTATCATCGGCATGACAGTAAAAAGTCACAATCCACTGGGAGTCATcgtctggggaccatgaatgaaTATTATTGCTAATCCATACATAAATATATGATATTACACTATTACACAGTTAAAACTTTGGGGAGCTGGTTGCACTGCAGGAAAAATAAAGGCATCACTCAAGTCTGTAGGACGTATCCTCTGAGGACATTGAAAGCTGGTAAAACATTTAATGGCACTCTCTTTTGGTTTAGCTGTGATGAGAAGCTGTCCAATCTGTATGTGACATCAAAAGGCAACATCGAGGCCAACTGTGCAGGGATGTTACAGGTAAGAAGCAACACAAAGCAGCAACAGTCACAGCTGTTTAAGAATGAACTTTATATATGTGGTagcgtgtgtgttcatgtgtacaGGTAGATTTTGCTTCCCGTTGGATTGGCGGAGGTGTGCTGGGCTCCGGACTGGTGCAGGAAGAGATCTTGTTCCTAATGAATCCAGAACTAATAGTTTCCCGACTCTTCACAGAGCGACTGGCGGACAACGAGTGTCTGATTGTTACAGGTAGTGATGAAAATATGAGTTAATGGACGAGTCAGATGACAAAACCATCAGTTGTGATGCAGtaattgatcaaaattctttggGTTTTTCGACAATTTTTTATGgattaattatttattagttCTTTTCACAAGGTAGTGGAAGCACCATATCACTTACATAAATGTCAAAGGACAGAAAAATAGAAAGGAATTATAAGGAAGCGAGagatacaaaacaataaagataAATGAGAAGCAAGAaaggaacaacaacaacgaaGCAGAAAAACTAAACAACATCAATAAATATAGCACCCTTAAATAGGAATGGGTTCTTCTCAGGCTCAAGCGTCATCCTTCCACTAAAAGTGGTGGAAATCAGTTAAgtcgtttttgagtaatcctgctgaaaaataaacaaataaacaaatagtaACTGGTAAGAGAAAAATCAAAAGAAATCCCAAAGTTAACTTTCATACAGACTTGAGCTCGATTTAGAGCTTTTCTTGCAGCCGTTCTCCAGAAATCTGGCTACTTAATATGTTAAACAGGCAACTAAATCTATGTCATTCATACTGAACATTGGACTGATccacttttcttcttttaattgaAGAATGGTCCAGCAAGCACCAAAGCCGCCGCAGAAAATAATCCCCACCATTGTCTCCTGTTTGTTGGAATAGGAAGTAGTGTGCAGCTCTTTTAGGAAATTACTGAGCCATTTAGgggttttattatttatttttaagattAACATgttcaggaggagcagggattCCTAGACACAGTGAGAAGTGTTAGAAAGATGGAGTAACAGGTATTGATTTTGGTATTTTTATGTTAAcgtcaataaagaaaatacgATGTGACACCAGCCTCACAGTTTGCATTAACGTCTTGGTCTCAGGCTCTCAGCAGTTCAGCGAATACTCTGGTTTTGGAGCCAGCtttgagtgggcggggcctaataAGGACAAACTGAAACGGTATGAGCAGGCTctttatgtattttacatttaaaagtatttgtttgtttgtttttctgaaatGTGATTCCATCTTTGCAGGGATGAGTGGGGCCGGCTGCAGAGGCAGATCTTAGCCATTGACGCTCTACACTTCAAAAACCCAAGGGAGCAGTACAGTATGATCAAGGTCACACGAGAACTGAACAAGGTCGGGTTTGTCTTCACgtgttttgttaatttttgGGGAAGTGGGACATGATGCTGCTTTTGTTGGAATTTGTATATGCTTCCACTACTGTTCTTACATGGTGTTATTGTGTCCTTGAAGGCATTCTGTGGATTTAAAGGACATGGGGATGATGAGCCAGACATCGCCACGGGCAAGTGGGGCTGTGGAGTCTTCAATGGAGACCCTCAACTCAAAGGTTCTGAGGCGTTATGTGATCCCCTTCAGTTTATCAACAATTAATACATAAATAActatataaaacatttgtccTGAGGGTTTTACTTCCCTTTATTTTCAGCTGTGATCCAGCTGATGGCCGCAGCAAAGGCCAAGAAAGGACTGGCCTTCTTCACCTTTGGCGATGAAGAACTGGCAAATGGCCTGAAGCAGATCTATCACCTGATTGTCACAGAAGGGATTACAGTTGGTGAGAGTCCCCTCCCCCCCTG
Proteins encoded in this window:
- the pargl gene encoding poly(ADP-ribose) glycohydrolase, which encodes MAEWHEDLPQRFNTEGHQHNSDDKSLVRSSQASSSSSCTGEGGSSPGGECKRREKDTASCCRLDDLKKCHKKLGRLNFSSTHTVLIDVSIFNASKQVRPQEGRDMWHSSFVKMPFSPASVITIKTGLRKLPTQVNRWEMISKKLDGLASKKKQEVDDVAEVIIKCNPQYKDQWTFDALFSLVKCIPKEENYFNTLFPKIAALALSLPQHVKKAIPLLQTGNCALITLSQVQIACLLANAFFCTFPHRNTSRPNAEYHNYPPINFNSLFGNWSDRKKEKLRAIMHYFNVVTDEKTKPQGLVTFERRCLRDSELPSWRSCDEKLSNLYVTSKGNIEANCAGMLQVDFASRWIGGGVLGSGLVQEEILFLMNPELIVSRLFTERLADNECLIVTGSQQFSEYSGFGASFEWAGPNKDKLKRDEWGRLQRQILAIDALHFKNPREQYSMIKVTRELNKAFCGFKGHGDDEPDIATGKWGCGVFNGDPQLKAVIQLMAAAKAKKGLAFFTFGDEELANGLKQIYHLIVTEGITVGKLYGLLEDYCAVQQADSHSHVDLFKFIRDNIGCSRSQL